The region ATTAATGTGGTTAAGTTTATTATGCCCTGGTAGCTTATGGATATACTAACTAGTCAGGGATGAGTCGGTGCAGCAAGGAGGATAAGCCGTTGACCATTGGTAAAGCCGCCAGGGAGCTTATTAGGTTGAAAAAGGTGTGCGCATTGGCGACCTGGTGGGGCAAGGTATTAGCAGTATTAGAAATAAATATTACGAAGGCCGGGAGCACTGGGTATAATGCAAGTACGCCCAGAACATTTAACAATACGTGTGACAGGGCCACTTGCCGAGCCTTGGTGCCGCCACCAAGACTAGCTATTACAGCAGTAACACAGGTGCCAATATTGCCACCCAGAACTAAACTTACTGCCGTTGGGAGGCTTAATAAGGCTTGCGTTGACAGGGTTACTACAGCTGCGGTAACAACAGTGCTGGACTGAACCAACGCCGAAGCTATAGCGCCAATGGCGATAGCGTGCCACGCGCTTTCTTCAGCGGCTGTCAGGTAAGCTTGGAACCATGGTAAAGTGCTTATGTGCAGAGCAGCTTGAGCCATCAAATCAAGCCCATAAAGGATTAATCCAAAGGAGCCTAGGGCCACGCCAAGCATCTTAATTTTGGGGCTGCCAAGGAGGACTAATCCCAATCCAGCAAGAATTACAAAGCTACTAAAATGCCACCAATTGAGTGCCAACAGCTGGATGGTGAAAGTAGTTCCAACGTTGGCGCCCAGGACTATACTCAAAGCTTGGTGGAGGGAAATGACTCCCGAGTCGGCCAACCCTATGGCCATGACGCTAACCGCGCTACTAGACTGAATCAGTGCAGTCAGCACAGTGGAGGTTATGGCACCA is a window of Clostridia bacterium DNA encoding:
- a CDS encoding Na/Pi cotransporter family protein, yielding MSCTVYLSFLAGFGFLLIGTRSLRGSLEATSRSWLASAVNLLTANPVTGAITSTVLTALIQSSSAVSVMAIGLADSGVISLHQALSIVLGANVGTTFTIQLLALNWWHFSSFVILAGLGLVLLGSPKIKMLGVALGSFGLILYGLDLMAQAALHISTLPWFQAYLTAAEESAWHAIAIGAIASALVQSSTVVTAAVVTLSTQALLSLPTAVSLVLGGNIGTCVTAVIASLGGGTKARQVALSHVLLNVLGVLALYPVLPAFVIFISNTANTLPHQVANAHTFFNLISSLAALPMVNGLSSLLHRLIPD